A stretch of Episyrphus balteatus chromosome 2, idEpiBalt1.1, whole genome shotgun sequence DNA encodes these proteins:
- the LOC129908675 gene encoding serine/arginine repetitive matrix protein 2 isoform X3 produces MLSSQIYSTQNGGVLLQQIKSPPTKAATKPKRRRRKKVGRQYFEHDNRDLNISPTPESPRRSVTAYQTVRKKFKPLKPASAALKRVRKKPIPTQAMYIVQCACAGNGQTTIPLSNHNNNHVHGILLNSALSASGGGSVMRENKVSHVDINDVRYFAGLSAIPIGVGGRNTLQQQFPIEFLNTTPFYGNHQHRVCQKELRSVVSVRETHQIAEAQQEKNAKLREAFGISEYFVEGTSFDSDRKAREDLAKSSALQKELDAQKDTEKDKTRRYALVRTPSKEKETKADNGEDVEIKGKVKKKKKKKNRDGSASPERKKDKKKKSKKHKKESKSKKKKSRKRKLSESGDSSDSEKHHSDDDSSDSEKEVKKRKKSKKDKKKKKKKKHRASSLDSRSSSPGRDKELKSSSKKKSDIQEPPKHRNPFRSRSRERRDPVSSSSKPIRRLDRLSPSSKSRDRRESQNRSSRDKRKASPVSNRDVEKLRKRDASSSVKDRSADRSDRKRRLSQEKASQKIDEGRKRDESSKKRDDSQTDKRRKRSRSRSPLRRSKDRLDKSLSKVTRRNERSKSKSPRRAEKNGDHSRIKQKSREPPQAQRKRSPTPPKKFFINPFKMSVKAEPKIAAAPSETIPRRRISRSYSRSSSSSRSSSSSSSPSPPTKKALKLPEKSTRKDSPLPEQKKLTSTKRNERNISTSQDLIKQEKHKESPRKKRSVSKSLERNKSTGRHRSSSRDIKSNKDKKSTGGERRRSLSKEVTSRISALKQSSEIRRSVSTGNQDKKAIKNDSDKQSVKCSERKRSISKSKHISRDERRSSRSRSRTTERSSLTRSDRPRKRSISRGRKRSLSKSSPERKRSLSRKRATSRKRSISREPIKRKRSLSRGKAESKRSISRKRSLSRRPVERKRSHSRDQPRRRSPLRRSVSRGDDRRRQRSMSKNSRSNEGPRRGAADRKRSPPSKRSFSRSRERRRSVSSYEAERRRQPSPQERSRNKRSSSLQRSRDRRRSISRSPTRYHRRSRSFRSKDRKRSLSHRGDRRSSSRRRNRSNDRRRQQSRSPRSRSGQRNLRRSSRSPRKQLKSSRSPVREKMRRPRSYTKSRSKSNRRNSRPPHPQTLAAPSQSSPRPRTSRRSSSRNRSGSNPDRETKSISRRKEFLKSPPKAELISTEPPAPGTDDLPIIPLPKTEQKTIESRDSPNPQSIPERKQTRKSESVRRRSSSSSSSESGSDLSYSPARRNPERYRDILDQIEKEKREKRRANKKEVKPKEKENDKDKDKERGKEKDKEKEKEKEKEKGREKDKEKEKEKHKDVKQEMSSSQRSRSRSHGIGTKNTRGSAKPQPVVRLHSQSEGEDEEENGGPSIESLTQDDRNDELKEIEMLEQLKSGIAAKAKEKIKTIEKMANEVSPKRDSLRTNSLNQFLANNAATVAAIGSGCIYPAAPLPVNNPLLTVDSLPLTAPVLSTANGQVDVSPTISSIPVISVTPPPHSAGKLLFNQSPTVIVTPLSLVNNHNSLNNNTNRRRDFRRNLSSLISSSAVTSLASMSMSSTRPLQLTTVTASNSNNQIILATNNNHYNSKNNHHHHHHSGTYFKPKIVIKPFKLQDPQPIVSALNDSTLVDTIVAKVSNATVAAAESLARRSRSRSRRSERDESGRRSTSQSRSSHDSSSSSGSGSSRSRSRSHSSRSSRSSRSSSRSSSSGSSKHSHSRSRSGTRSPSIPRRRGSPSFLDRRRITSKPRYRR; encoded by the exons ATGCTTTCATCTCAAATTTATTCAACACAAAATGGTGGTGTTTTGCTGCAACAAATAAAATCTCCTCCAACAAAAGCAGCAACAAAACCCAAAAGGCGTCGTCGAAAGAAAGTAGGCCGGCAATATTTCGAGCATGACAATCGCGACCTAAATATCTCGCCAACTCCTGAGTCGCCACGAAGATCTGTGACGGCTTATCAAACAGTGAGAAAAAAGTTTAAGCCATTAAAACCGGCATCGGCCGCCTTAAAACGAGTACGGAAAAAACCCATTCCAACCCAAGCTATGTACATAGTTCAATGTGCATGCGCAGGAAATGGTCAAACAACAATTCCACTCAGTAACCACAACAATAACCATGTGCATGGAATTCTCCTGAATTCTGCACTCTCAGCGAGTGGTGGTGGTAGTGTGATGAGAGAAAATAAAGTTTCGCATGTTGATATCAATGACGTGCGGTATTTTGCCGGGCTCTCCGCCATTCCTATAGGTGTTGGCGGTAGAAATACCTTACAACAGCAATTTCCAATTGAATTTCTGAACACTACCCCATTTTATGGCAACCATCAACATCGCGTGTGCCAAAAAGAGCTGAGGAGTGTTGTGAG TGTTCGTGAAACTCATCAAATTGCTGAAGCTCAACAGGAAAAGAACGCCAAGCTACGCGAAGCATTTGGAATTTCTGAATATTTCGTAGAAGGAACAAGTTTTGACTCAGATCGCAAAGCAAGAGAAGATCTGGCGAAGAGTTCGGCATTGCAAAAAGAGCTAGATGCTCAAAAGGACACGGAAAAAGATAAAACCCGGCGTTATGCATTAGTCCGCACTCCATCAaaggaaaaagaaacaaaagccGATAATGGAGAGGATGTTGAAATTAAGGGCAAAgttaagaagaagaaaaagaagaaaaatcgcGATGG ctcggCAAGTCCAGAACGTAAAAAGGATAAAAAGAAGAAATCCAAAAAACACAAGAAAGAAAG CAAATCTAAGAaaaagaaatcaagaaaacgcaAGCTCAGCGAATCTGGCGATTCATCTGACTCCGAGAAGCACCATTCCGATGATGATTCATCTGACAGcgaaaaagaagtaaaaaaacgCAAGAAATCTAAAAAGGACAAG aaaaaaaagaagaagaagaagcatcGAGCATCGTCTCTGGACTCTAGATCGag CTCCCCCGGACGTGATAAAGAATTAAAATCATCCTCTAAGAAAAAGTCTGATATACAGGAACCCCCAAAACATCGAAATCCATTTAGGAGTCGATCCCGAGAGCGTAGAGATCCAGTTTCATCATCATCTAAACCAATACGTCGTCTTGATCGATTATCACCGTCATCAAAGAGTAGAGATCGTCGTGAGTCTCAAAATCGTAGCAGTCGGGACAAACGTAAAGCAAGTCCAGTATCTAACAGAGATGTGGAAAAACTACGAAAACGTGATGCTTCTTCCTCGGTGAAAGATAGATCGGCTGATCGTAGCGATCGTAAAAGAAGACTATCTCAAGAGAAAGCTAGTCAAAAAATTGATGAGGGTCGAAAAAGAGATGAAAGTAGCAAAAAACGAGATGATAGTCAAACAGATAAACGTCGAAAGCGTTCCCGATCTCGATCACCGCTTCGTAGATCGAAAGATCGACTTGACAAATCCTTGTCAAAAGTAACAAGGCGCAATGAACGATCCAAATCCAAGTCCCCTCGGCGAGCTGAAAAAAATGGTGATCATTCGAGAATCAAACAAAAGAGTCGTGAGCCTCCCCAGGCTCAAAGGAAAAGATCACCTACACcacccaaaaaattttttattaatccaTTCAAAATGTCAGTAAAGGCAGAACCAAAAATTGCAGCTGCCCCGAGTGAGACAATTCCTAGAAGACGAATTTCTCGCTCTTATTCACGATCATCTTCTTCATCAAGATCATCTAGCAGTTCATCATCGCCTTCTCCACCAACAAAGAAAGCTTTGAAATTGCCTGAAAAGTCAACCAGAAAAGATTCCCCTTTACCTGaacaaaaaaagttgacaaGTACGAAAAGAAACGAGAGAAATATCTCAACTTCTCAAGATTTGATCAAACAAGAAAAACATAAAGAATCGCCGCGTAAAAAGCGATCGGTTTCAAAAAGTTTAGAAAGGAACAAAAGTACTGGCCGTCATCGTTCCTCGTCTAGAGATATCAAAtcaaataaagataaaaaatcAACTGGCGGAGAAAGACGTCGTTCATTATCAAAAGAAGTTACTTCAAGAATTTCAGCGCTTAAACAAAGTTCAGAAATAAGAAGATCGGTTTCGACAGGTAATCAGGATAAAAAAGCCATTAAAAATGATTCGGATAAACAATCTGTGAAATGTTCAGAAAGAAAACGTTCTATCTCTAAAAGTAAACATATTTCACGAGATGAAAGAAGGTCTTCTAGATCTAGATCCAGAACTACCGAAAGAAGTTCGTTAACAAGATCAGACCGACCCCGAAAGCGTTCGATATCTAGGGGAAGAAAACGCTCGTTATCAAAAAGTTCACCAGAAAGAAAGAGATCTCTTTCTCGAAAACGAGCGACATCTCGCAAACGTTCAATATCACGAGAACCAATTAAGAGAAAACGATCACTATCCAGAGGAAAAGCTGAGAGCAAACGATCGATATCTCGAAAGCGTTCATTATCTCGAAGACCAGTCGAACGAAAAAGATCGCATTCGCGAGATCAACCTAGAAGACGCTCCCCATTGAGACGATCAGTTTCAAGAGGTGATGATCGAAGGAGACAAAGATCAATGTCAAAAAACTCACGGTCAAATGAGGGTCCAAGAAGAGGTGCAGCTGACAGAAAACGTTCTCCTCCTTctaaacgttctttttcaaggTCTCGTGAACGACGCAGATCCGTATCATCCTACGAAGCCGAGAGAAGACGGCAACCTTCGCCGCAAGAAAGATCACGTAATAAAAGATCGTCATCATTACAAAGGTCACGAGATCGCCGCAGATCAATTTCACGTTCTCCGACACGTTATCATCGTAGATCACGTTCTTTTCGATCAAAGGACCGTAAGCGCTCTCTTTCGCACCGGGGCGATCGTCGTTCGTCATCTCGTCGCCGAAATAGATCAAATGATAGAAGACGGCAACAATCTCGATCACCTCGATCAAGATCTGGTCAAAGAAATCTAAGGCGAAGCTCTCGTTCACCtagaaaacaattaaaaagcTCTCGTTCTCCGGTGCGTGAGAAGATGCGACGTCCACGATCTTATACTAAGAGTCGCTCAAAAAGCAATCGACGAAATTCGCGTCCACCTCATCCCCAAACATTAGCAGCCCCAAGTCAAAGTTCTCCGAGACCTCGTACTAGTCGTCGAAGCTCATCCCGAAACCGAAGTGGAAGTAACCCGGATCGTGAAACGAAATCTATATCCCggagaaaagaatttttaaaatcccCTCCCAAAGCAGAGTTGATTTCAACAGAACCTCCTGCACCCGGCACTGATGACCTTCCCATTATCCCACTACccaaaacagaacaaaaaaccATAGAATCAAGAGACTCGCCCAACCCTCAATCGATTCCGGAACGAAAACAAACTCGTAAGTCGGAATCCGTAAGAAGAAGATCTTCCTCATCCAGTTCCAGTGAATCAGGTTCTGATTTAAGTTATTCTCCAGCAAGACGTAATCCAGAAAGATATCGAGATATTCTGGATCagattgaaaaagaaaaacgtgAAAAACGGAgggcaaataaaaaagaagtgaagcctaaagaaaaagaaaatgataAGGATAAAGATAAAGAAAGGGGAAAAGAAAAggacaaagaaaaagaaaaggagaaagaaaaagaaaaagggaGGGAAAAAGATAaggagaaagaaaaagaaaaacataaagaTGTTAAGCAAGAAATGTCTTCATCGCAGCGGTCAAGATCACGATCACATGGTATTGGAACAAAGAATACTCGTGGTTCAGCAAAACCACAACCAGTTGTACGTTTGCATAGCCAAAGTGAAGGTGAAGACGAGGAAGAAAATGGAGGACCTTCAATTGAGTCCCTCACACAAGATGACCGCAATGACGAACTCAAAGAGATTGAAATGCTGGAACAACTTAAATCCGGCATAGCGGcgaaagcaaaagaaaaaataaaaaccatcgAAAAGATGGCCAACGAAGTAAGTCCCAAACGCGATTCGTTGCGTACAAATTCACTCAATCAGTTTTTAGCTAATAACGCTGCAACGGTGGCGGCAATAGGCAGTGGTTGTATATATCCTGCTGCTCCGCTGCCCGTAAATAATCCACTCCTAACTGTGGACAGTCTTCCCTTGACCGCGCCTGTTCTCAGTACAGCAAATGGTCAAGTGGATGTTAGTCCTACAATATCATCCATTCCTGTAATAAGTGTAACACCACCGCCGCATTCAGCGGGGAAACTCCTATTTAATCAGTCTCCCACTGTAATTGTGACGCCTTTGTCTTTGGTAAACAATCATAACTCACTTAATAATAACACTAATCGAAGACGAGACTTTCGTCGAAATCTATCTAGTCTCATTTCTTCGTCTGCTGTGACTTCGTTAGCTTCCATGTCTATGTCTTCTACTAGGCCTTTGCAACTAACCACAGTCACCGCTTCTAACAGTAACAATCAAATAATTCTAGCTACTAACAACAATCATTATAACAGTAAAAATAACCATCACCACCATCACCATAGTGGAACgtattttaaaccaaaaattgtaattaaacCTTTTAAGCTTCAAGATCCCCAGCCAATTGTATCGGCATTGAATGATAGTACGCTTGTGGATACCATTGTTGCGAAGGTCTCAAATGCAACGGTTGCTGCTGCAGAAAGCCTAGCCAGACGAAGTAGAAGTCGTTCGCGTAGAAGTGAACGTGACGAAAGTGGCAGACGATCAACAAGCCAATCGAGATCTTc tCATGATTCTTCATCGAGCAGTGGAAGTGGAAGCTCAAGGTCACGTTCACGAAGCCATTCTTCTAGATCTAGCCGATCATCGCGGAGCAGCTCCAGAAGTTCATCAAG TGGTAGCTCTAAACATTCGCATAGCAGATCCCGCTCTGGCACTCGTTCTCCTTCCATTCCGCGACGTCGTGGCTCTCCCAGCTTTTTAGATCGTCGTAGGATTACCAG CAAACCCAGATATCGAAGATAG
- the LOC129908675 gene encoding serine/arginine repetitive matrix protein 2 isoform X6 — protein MLSSQIYSTQNGGVLLQQIKSPPTKAATKPKRRRRKKVGRQYFEHDNRDLNISPTPESPRRSVTAYQTVRKKFKPLKPASAALKRVRKKPIPTQAMYIVQCACAGNGQTTIPLSNHNNNHVHGILLNSALSASGGGSVMRENKVSHVDINDVRYFAGLSAIPIGVGGRNTLQQQFPIEFLNTTPFYGNHQHRVCQKELRSVVSVRETHQIAEAQQEKNAKLREAFGISEYFVEGTSFDSDRKAREDLAKSSALQKELDAQKDTEKDKTRRYALVRTPSKEKETKADNGEDVEIKGKVKKKKKKKNRDGSASPERKKDKKKKSKKHKKESKSKKKKSRKRKLSESGDSSDSEKHHSDDDSSDSEKEVKKRKKSKKDKKKKKKKKHRASSLDSRSSSPGRDKELKSSSKKKSDIQEPPKHRNPFRSRSRERRDPVSSSSKPIRRLDRLSPSSKSRDRRESQNRSSRDKRKASPVSNRDVEKLRKRDASSSVKDRSADRSDRKRRLSQEKASQKIDEGRKRDESSKKRDDSQTDKRRKRSRSRSPLRRSKDRLDKSLSKVTRRNERSKSKSPRRAEKNGDHSRIKQKSREPPQAQRKRSPTPPKKFFINPFKMSVKAEPKIAAAPSETIPRRRISRSYSRSSSSSRSSSSSSSPSPPTKKALKLPEKSTRKDSPLPEQKKLTSTKRNERNISTSQDLIKQEKHKESPRKKRSVSKSLERNKSTGRHRSSSRDIKSNKDKKSTGGERRRSLSKEVTSRISALKQSSEIRRSVSTGNQDKKAIKNDSDKQSVKCSERKRSISKSKHISRDERRSSRSRSRTTERSSLTRSDRPRKRSISRGRKRSLSKSSPERKRSLSRKRATSRKRSISREPIKRKRSLSRGKAESKRSISRKRSLSRRPVERKRSHSRDQPRRRSPLRRSVSRGDDRRRQRSMSKNSRSNEGPRRGAADRKRSPPSKRSFSRSRERRRSVSSYEAERRRQPSPQERSRNKRSSSLQRSRDRRRSISRSPTRYHRRSRSFRSKDRKRSLSHRGDRRSSSRRRNRSNDRRRQQSRSPRSRSGQRNLRRSSRSPRKQLKSSRSPVREKMRRPRSYTKSRSKSNRRNSRPPHPQTLAAPSQSSPRPRTSRRSSSRNRSGSNPDRETKSISRRKEFLKSPPKAELISTEPPAPGTDDLPIIPLPKTEQKTIESRDSPNPQSIPERKQTRKSESVRRRSSSSSSSESGSDLSYSPARRNPERYRDILDQIEKEKREKRRANKKEVKPKEKENDKDKDKERGKEKDKEKEKEKEKEKGREKDKEKEKEKHKDVKQEMSSSQRSRSRSHGIGTKNTRGSAKPQPVVRLHSQSEGEDEEENGGPSIESLTQDDRNDELKEIEMLEQLKSGIAAKAKEKIKTIEKMANELQDPQPIVSALNDSTLVDTIVAKVSNATVAAAESLARRSRSRSRRSERDESGRRSTSQSRSSHDSSSSSGSGSSRSRSRSHSSRSSRSSRSSSRSSSSGSSKHSHSRSRSGTRSPSIPRRRGSPSFLDRRRITSKPRYRR, from the exons ATGCTTTCATCTCAAATTTATTCAACACAAAATGGTGGTGTTTTGCTGCAACAAATAAAATCTCCTCCAACAAAAGCAGCAACAAAACCCAAAAGGCGTCGTCGAAAGAAAGTAGGCCGGCAATATTTCGAGCATGACAATCGCGACCTAAATATCTCGCCAACTCCTGAGTCGCCACGAAGATCTGTGACGGCTTATCAAACAGTGAGAAAAAAGTTTAAGCCATTAAAACCGGCATCGGCCGCCTTAAAACGAGTACGGAAAAAACCCATTCCAACCCAAGCTATGTACATAGTTCAATGTGCATGCGCAGGAAATGGTCAAACAACAATTCCACTCAGTAACCACAACAATAACCATGTGCATGGAATTCTCCTGAATTCTGCACTCTCAGCGAGTGGTGGTGGTAGTGTGATGAGAGAAAATAAAGTTTCGCATGTTGATATCAATGACGTGCGGTATTTTGCCGGGCTCTCCGCCATTCCTATAGGTGTTGGCGGTAGAAATACCTTACAACAGCAATTTCCAATTGAATTTCTGAACACTACCCCATTTTATGGCAACCATCAACATCGCGTGTGCCAAAAAGAGCTGAGGAGTGTTGTGAG TGTTCGTGAAACTCATCAAATTGCTGAAGCTCAACAGGAAAAGAACGCCAAGCTACGCGAAGCATTTGGAATTTCTGAATATTTCGTAGAAGGAACAAGTTTTGACTCAGATCGCAAAGCAAGAGAAGATCTGGCGAAGAGTTCGGCATTGCAAAAAGAGCTAGATGCTCAAAAGGACACGGAAAAAGATAAAACCCGGCGTTATGCATTAGTCCGCACTCCATCAaaggaaaaagaaacaaaagccGATAATGGAGAGGATGTTGAAATTAAGGGCAAAgttaagaagaagaaaaagaagaaaaatcgcGATGG ctcggCAAGTCCAGAACGTAAAAAGGATAAAAAGAAGAAATCCAAAAAACACAAGAAAGAAAG CAAATCTAAGAaaaagaaatcaagaaaacgcaAGCTCAGCGAATCTGGCGATTCATCTGACTCCGAGAAGCACCATTCCGATGATGATTCATCTGACAGcgaaaaagaagtaaaaaaacgCAAGAAATCTAAAAAGGACAAG aaaaaaaagaagaagaagaagcatcGAGCATCGTCTCTGGACTCTAGATCGag CTCCCCCGGACGTGATAAAGAATTAAAATCATCCTCTAAGAAAAAGTCTGATATACAGGAACCCCCAAAACATCGAAATCCATTTAGGAGTCGATCCCGAGAGCGTAGAGATCCAGTTTCATCATCATCTAAACCAATACGTCGTCTTGATCGATTATCACCGTCATCAAAGAGTAGAGATCGTCGTGAGTCTCAAAATCGTAGCAGTCGGGACAAACGTAAAGCAAGTCCAGTATCTAACAGAGATGTGGAAAAACTACGAAAACGTGATGCTTCTTCCTCGGTGAAAGATAGATCGGCTGATCGTAGCGATCGTAAAAGAAGACTATCTCAAGAGAAAGCTAGTCAAAAAATTGATGAGGGTCGAAAAAGAGATGAAAGTAGCAAAAAACGAGATGATAGTCAAACAGATAAACGTCGAAAGCGTTCCCGATCTCGATCACCGCTTCGTAGATCGAAAGATCGACTTGACAAATCCTTGTCAAAAGTAACAAGGCGCAATGAACGATCCAAATCCAAGTCCCCTCGGCGAGCTGAAAAAAATGGTGATCATTCGAGAATCAAACAAAAGAGTCGTGAGCCTCCCCAGGCTCAAAGGAAAAGATCACCTACACcacccaaaaaattttttattaatccaTTCAAAATGTCAGTAAAGGCAGAACCAAAAATTGCAGCTGCCCCGAGTGAGACAATTCCTAGAAGACGAATTTCTCGCTCTTATTCACGATCATCTTCTTCATCAAGATCATCTAGCAGTTCATCATCGCCTTCTCCACCAACAAAGAAAGCTTTGAAATTGCCTGAAAAGTCAACCAGAAAAGATTCCCCTTTACCTGaacaaaaaaagttgacaaGTACGAAAAGAAACGAGAGAAATATCTCAACTTCTCAAGATTTGATCAAACAAGAAAAACATAAAGAATCGCCGCGTAAAAAGCGATCGGTTTCAAAAAGTTTAGAAAGGAACAAAAGTACTGGCCGTCATCGTTCCTCGTCTAGAGATATCAAAtcaaataaagataaaaaatcAACTGGCGGAGAAAGACGTCGTTCATTATCAAAAGAAGTTACTTCAAGAATTTCAGCGCTTAAACAAAGTTCAGAAATAAGAAGATCGGTTTCGACAGGTAATCAGGATAAAAAAGCCATTAAAAATGATTCGGATAAACAATCTGTGAAATGTTCAGAAAGAAAACGTTCTATCTCTAAAAGTAAACATATTTCACGAGATGAAAGAAGGTCTTCTAGATCTAGATCCAGAACTACCGAAAGAAGTTCGTTAACAAGATCAGACCGACCCCGAAAGCGTTCGATATCTAGGGGAAGAAAACGCTCGTTATCAAAAAGTTCACCAGAAAGAAAGAGATCTCTTTCTCGAAAACGAGCGACATCTCGCAAACGTTCAATATCACGAGAACCAATTAAGAGAAAACGATCACTATCCAGAGGAAAAGCTGAGAGCAAACGATCGATATCTCGAAAGCGTTCATTATCTCGAAGACCAGTCGAACGAAAAAGATCGCATTCGCGAGATCAACCTAGAAGACGCTCCCCATTGAGACGATCAGTTTCAAGAGGTGATGATCGAAGGAGACAAAGATCAATGTCAAAAAACTCACGGTCAAATGAGGGTCCAAGAAGAGGTGCAGCTGACAGAAAACGTTCTCCTCCTTctaaacgttctttttcaaggTCTCGTGAACGACGCAGATCCGTATCATCCTACGAAGCCGAGAGAAGACGGCAACCTTCGCCGCAAGAAAGATCACGTAATAAAAGATCGTCATCATTACAAAGGTCACGAGATCGCCGCAGATCAATTTCACGTTCTCCGACACGTTATCATCGTAGATCACGTTCTTTTCGATCAAAGGACCGTAAGCGCTCTCTTTCGCACCGGGGCGATCGTCGTTCGTCATCTCGTCGCCGAAATAGATCAAATGATAGAAGACGGCAACAATCTCGATCACCTCGATCAAGATCTGGTCAAAGAAATCTAAGGCGAAGCTCTCGTTCACCtagaaaacaattaaaaagcTCTCGTTCTCCGGTGCGTGAGAAGATGCGACGTCCACGATCTTATACTAAGAGTCGCTCAAAAAGCAATCGACGAAATTCGCGTCCACCTCATCCCCAAACATTAGCAGCCCCAAGTCAAAGTTCTCCGAGACCTCGTACTAGTCGTCGAAGCTCATCCCGAAACCGAAGTGGAAGTAACCCGGATCGTGAAACGAAATCTATATCCCggagaaaagaatttttaaaatcccCTCCCAAAGCAGAGTTGATTTCAACAGAACCTCCTGCACCCGGCACTGATGACCTTCCCATTATCCCACTACccaaaacagaacaaaaaaccATAGAATCAAGAGACTCGCCCAACCCTCAATCGATTCCGGAACGAAAACAAACTCGTAAGTCGGAATCCGTAAGAAGAAGATCTTCCTCATCCAGTTCCAGTGAATCAGGTTCTGATTTAAGTTATTCTCCAGCAAGACGTAATCCAGAAAGATATCGAGATATTCTGGATCagattgaaaaagaaaaacgtgAAAAACGGAgggcaaataaaaaagaagtgaagcctaaagaaaaagaaaatgataAGGATAAAGATAAAGAAAGGGGAAAAGAAAAggacaaagaaaaagaaaaggagaaagaaaaagaaaaagggaGGGAAAAAGATAaggagaaagaaaaagaaaaacataaagaTGTTAAGCAAGAAATGTCTTCATCGCAGCGGTCAAGATCACGATCACATGGTATTGGAACAAAGAATACTCGTGGTTCAGCAAAACCACAACCAGTTGTACGTTTGCATAGCCAAAGTGAAGGTGAAGACGAGGAAGAAAATGGAGGACCTTCAATTGAGTCCCTCACACAAGATGACCGCAATGACGAACTCAAAGAGATTGAAATGCTGGAACAACTTAAATCCGGCATAGCGGcgaaagcaaaagaaaaaataaaaaccatcgAAAAGATGGCCAACGAA CTTCAAGATCCCCAGCCAATTGTATCGGCATTGAATGATAGTACGCTTGTGGATACCATTGTTGCGAAGGTCTCAAATGCAACGGTTGCTGCTGCAGAAAGCCTAGCCAGACGAAGTAGAAGTCGTTCGCGTAGAAGTGAACGTGACGAAAGTGGCAGACGATCAACAAGCCAATCGAGATCTTc tCATGATTCTTCATCGAGCAGTGGAAGTGGAAGCTCAAGGTCACGTTCACGAAGCCATTCTTCTAGATCTAGCCGATCATCGCGGAGCAGCTCCAGAAGTTCATCAAG TGGTAGCTCTAAACATTCGCATAGCAGATCCCGCTCTGGCACTCGTTCTCCTTCCATTCCGCGACGTCGTGGCTCTCCCAGCTTTTTAGATCGTCGTAGGATTACCAG CAAACCCAGATATCGAAGATAG